The Pagrus major chromosome 10, Pma_NU_1.0 genome contains a region encoding:
- the LOC141003348 gene encoding uncharacterized protein encodes MNFTVITVLILCSLSWISASVSQSQTVEAQPGEDVTLQCNNIYNHRAVIFWFRLVNRTEVSCVSVKIYSSDAQNCKGFPTGRFEMKHVDSTVSLKINYVAKSDAGLYFCGFNTGGKPTFSLIRLNVKDSNLTISLVGESDRIAKLTSVILGGLTVVLVLVIIGLVVKVRKLQTAVKEDQNPEQRENVGCDDDVNYAAVTIRPKAKRGELETNVIYASTR; translated from the exons ATGAACTTCACCGTGATAACAGTGTTGATTCTCTGCAGCCTCA gctggatctctgcctcagtctctcagtctcagaCTGTGGAGGCTCAGCCTGGTGAAGACGTCACACTGCAGTGCAACAACATCTACAACCATAGAGCGGTGATATTCTGGTTCAGACTGGTCAACAGAACTGAggtcagctgtgtctctgtcaagATCTACTCAAGTGACGCTCAAAACTGCAAAGGATTTCCAACAGGgagatttgaaatgaaacacgTCGACTCCACTGTCTCTCTGAAAATCAATTATGTGGCTAAATCTGATGCTGGACTGTATTTCTGTGGATTTAACACTGGTGGAAAACCAACTTTCAGTTTAATACGTTTAAATGTCAAAG aTTCTAACTTAACGATCTCTCTTGTAGGAGAGTCTGACAGAATAGCAAAGCTGACCAGTGTGATCCTGGGTGGTCTGACTGTTGTCCTTGTACTGGTCATCATTGGTCTGGTTGTGAAAGTCAGGAAACTTCAGACAG CTGTTAAGGAAGACCAGAATCCAGAGCAAAGAGAG AATGTGGGCTGTGATGATGACGTGAACTACGCAGCAGTGACAATTCGACCGAAAGCAAAAAGAGGAGAGCTGGAAACAAATGTTATCTATGCTTCAACCAGATAG
- the LOC141003349 gene encoding uncharacterized protein, with protein MEVSLSEDEDYDFRDTAVSQSQTVEAQPGEEVTLQCNIYNNRAVIFWFRLVNRTEVSCVSVKIYSSDAQNCKGFRTERFEMRSNNSTVSLKISSVAKSDAGLYFCGFYSDGNPTFSVISLNVKGSDEPHGDEDSKGLCDGIGKLTSVILGGLTFLLVNVIVGLVVKVRKLQTAATEEKNPQQRENLHSDELKDAALSFYTTPVRSRRPASEREVETRVIYAASRQTQRGSELN; from the exons ATGGAGGTCAGTTTGAGTGAGGACGAGGACTATGACTTCAGGGACACGGCAG tctctcagtctcagaCTGTGGAGGCTCAGCCTGGTGAAGAAGTCACACTGCAGTGCAACATCTACAACAATAGAGCGGTGATATTCTGGTTCAGACTGGTCAACAGAACTGAggtcagctgtgtctctgtcaagATCTACTCAAGTGATGCTCAAAACTGCAAAGGATTTAGAACAGAGAGATTTGAAATGAGAAGCAACAACTCCACTGTTTCTCTGAAAATCAGTTCTGTGGCTAAATCTGATGCTGGACTGTATTTCTGTGGATTTTACTCTGACGGAAATCCAACTTTCAGTGTAATAAGTTTAAATGTCAAAG gcAGCGATGAGCCACATGGTGACGAGGACAGCAAAG GACTCTGTGACGGAATAGGAAAGCTGACGAGTGTGATCCTGGGCGGTCTGACCTTTCTCCTTGTGAATGTCATCGTTGGTCTGGTTGTTAAAGTCAGGAAACTTCAGACAG CTGCCACTGAAGAAAAGAATCCACAACAGCGTGAG AATCTGCACTCTGATGAGCTGAAGGATGCAGCCCTGAGTTTTTACACAACACCAGTAAGAAGCAGGAGGCCGGCATCAGAGAGAGAAGTGGAGACTCGAGTCATTTATGCTGCCAGCAGACAGACTCAGAGAGGTTCAGAGTTGAACTGA